The following are encoded together in the Anopheles nili chromosome 3, idAnoNiliSN_F5_01, whole genome shotgun sequence genome:
- the LOC128722927 gene encoding protein numb, with translation MGNSNSSHEPLERGFTRGTYGDVKNTKSASFRQSKRSPKKMDRLRKSFRDSFRRRKDRVPEAAKPHQWQSDEQAVRSATCTFSVKYLGCVEVFESRGMQVCEEALKVLRNSRRRAIRAQLHVSGDGLRVVEDDTKGLIVDQTIEKVSFCAPDRNHERGFSYICRDGTTRRWMCHGFLASKDSGERLSHAVGCAFAVCLERKQRRDKECGVTMTFDMKNSTFTRTGSFRQQTMTERLAGATDTAVVAPQQNNNASKPYNPFAIERPHATPSMLERQGSFRGFTQIGSASPFKRQMSLRINDLPSNAERQRAFLEPGTPQRTTVSPIPEVSPQPTDTVSQLCQELSQGLSLLTKNDADDFYLNKELQLKSSISSTTASITSSALVSSSGSAVSSYVPGLLARSGPAEIMPPVLPTLSSLSAVPTIPPRSLSPLNKQQTLDLSALGNHSGSSGSNNTTLSLGSSSSTSAATEPVTAGATVSAATTSSVVVPIETASPLPNPEQWLGQIVKNVSPSPRRAPSLHNRAKSLNAADPFDAEWVSDVAKPEIHSTNPFISPPKPPAQTFQVHL, from the exons ATGGGTAATTCGAATTCATCGCACGAGCCCCTAGAGCGCGGGTTTACCCGTGGAACGTACGGAGATGTAAAAAATACG AAATCGGCTTCATTCCGACAAAGCAAACGATCGCCAAAGAAAATGGATCGGTTGCGAAAATCATTCCGCGATTCGTTTCGCAGGCGTAAGGATCGTGTACCGGAAGCAGCGAAACCGCATCAGTGGCAATCGGATGAGCAGGCAGTCCGTTCTGCCACATGTACTTTTTCGGTGAAGTATTTAGGATGCGTAGAGGTGTTCGAATCTCGTGGCATGCAAGTTTGCGAGGAAGCGCTGAAGGTGTTACGG AATTCTAGAAGACGTGCAATACGGGCGCAGCTGCATGTCAGCGGCGATGGACTACGTGTGGTCGAAGACGACACCAAGGGATTGATCGTGGATCAAACGATCGAGAAGGTTTCCTTCTGTGCGCCGGATCGCAATCACGAACGTGGCTTCAGCTACATTTGCCGGGACGGTACGACACGACGATGGATGTGCCATGGTTTTCTGGCTTCCAAAGACTCCGGAGAACGGTTGTCGCATGCGGTTGGCTGTGCGTTCGCCGTTTGTCTCGAGCGCAAGCAGCGTCGTGATAAGGAGTGCGGAGTTACGATGACGTTCGATATGAAGAATTCCACGTTCACCCGAACCGGGTCATTCCGGCAGCAAACGATGACGGAAAGGCTGGCCGGAGCAACAGATACGGCCGTGGTTGCCCCACAGCAGAATAATAATGCCTCGAAACCGTACAACCCGTTCGCAATCGAACGACCGCACGCAACACCCTCGATGCTGGAACGTCAGGGTAGCTTCCGCGGGTTTACACAAATCGGATCGGCTTCTCCGTTCAAGCGCCAGATGTCGCTGCGAATAAACGATCTTCCGTCCAACGCCGAGCGGCAGCGGGCATTCCTCGAGCCAGGCACGCCACAGCGCACGACCGTTTCGCCCATTCCGGAAGTGTCCCCGCAACCCACGGACACGGTCAGCCAGCTGTGCCAGGAGCTTAGCCAGGGCTTGTCGCTGCTTACCAAAAACGATGCGGATGATTTCTATCTCAACAAAGAGCTGCAGCTAAAATCTTCGATCAGCTCCACCACTGCGAGCATCACTTCTAGCGCCTTGGTGTCGTCTTCTGGTTCTGCAGTTAGCAGTTATGTACCAGGGCTGCTAGCCAGGAGCGGTCCGGCTGAAATCATGCCTCCTGTTCTACCGACGCTGTCGTCACTTTCCGCCGTACCGACCATTCCTCCACGATCTCTTTCGCCGCTCAATAAACAGCAAACTCTGGACTTGTCAGCACTCGGCAACCACAGTGGCAGCAGTGGAAGTAACAACACGACCCTCAGTcttggcagcagcagcagcacaagcgCAGCAACGGAACCGGTGACGGCAGGAGCGACAGTGTCCGCGGCCACAACATCCAGTGTAGTAGTACCCATCGAAACGGCATCGCCCTTACCAAACCCGGAACAATGGCTCGGTCAGATTGTAAAGAACGTCTCTCCATCGCCCCGACGCGCCCCGTCATTGCACAATCGGGCCAAGTCGCTGAATGCGGCCGATCCGTTTGACGCCGAATGGGTGTCGGATGTGGCTAAACCGGAAATACACAGCACTAATCCGTTCATCTCGCCACCGAAACCTCCGGCGCAGACGTTCCAGGTGCATCTGTAA
- the LOC128725170 gene encoding uncharacterized protein LOC128725170, with protein sequence MKLPALLFGLGLITGVLSQGFGQQPPPFRPIPKSFAVPPKAQRRQLTQQQQTHILSDIQKHQHRFNLHQNQRSPNVFIQPSIQIPVPPQPHAGRQPFSAPSNTQQHFQPNAHFHHHSNNLHPPPPPAGPVSSPSGNFRTPSSRPGPGFGTQVNRYYFQHHTQTTFIPNFLQLLQQDTRLPPQQRSVQNQLQQAQFFNGPVPHTTGGSSPPLLNSQSPQFLNNIDTGAFGTSANRPTNVQGPPFLQAPPSFSANGQVRFPNQPPSVSGTPTLGLVQQSAPLFSNQQLPLQASPPNFKLSAPSTIGQPSFGVQPVFHGHSGNPALQFPPVSQPLGGSFSQPASQLHQQQQQQQQPQQQLPRLQPNVPFVQTSGNFNVQPVAGFPQAQPQVQSFNAQQPQFGGPISQTGSFHGQHQQQQEYERRLKEESERIRELQEKQKVIQKHEQFLQKQYQKQQAKVQQLHQEFLKKQQKILQQQQQYEQAQKTVVPTQIRSREVLPSERTLFEKVVKMQPKPVTTLEPVTVTSGPTGTGHLSVIPLKPNSKKDYSSITQSDLDVLLSSNRQNLFQTIKSETVKPAKPKPTKVKSTKALGRDDLLKQLKLALAETSPDLGGKNYSSTDLVLPNGEKVQVIRTTDPEIIKRANANSEGVLTQQLDSPTTPKPLSFEDIARSGLLPPGADFELIKQTEDGQIQEVGKIPPQKKVTFVYLEEQDDGSYKVQGVKGSGDKETKTSGADVDSILRRIKNGEIQLPPPSAVTKAPAKAEIPDVPITTTTPRHQPIKKTNSVTIIPHSTPIEDHHPSTAFLSGSTIQHTASPAPATIYASTASPSSASVVTAFAPGGYSGSTLPQHASARLSTPAPVSGSFPADSTARYSEANSIYTPVATTAIPPSPATPAPGIYQTSSNTEKYFSDATAAEQQQTASTYHHQTHQPTVNSFNDVVPTASASETITQQQQESNKLQAQPTPSQEPTQQQNELPAILKNNGLFAMAKYLRQSGLDTILNETGPYTIFVPTDKAFRSLLVQLGGPEKAEEKFRNNPRLLSGLLLHHVIPGSFEIASLQDEMTGVSLAGTQLRVNQYNMHDSEWNDVKVTTINGAMVVPDKQDIVIPQGIAHAVDRVMFPLPVGDILQTLQSDRERRFTHFLRALFASGMSDTLQNKGIKTYTVFAPTDAAFAHLTTEELTNLVTDKDQAEELVRKHVVPGTLFTAGMRFYQVKDVMAEGKTVTLQKTGGKIKVNDGFLQTSNIPTTNGVIHAIDSLL encoded by the exons ATGAAGCTTCCGGCTTTGCTGTTCGGCCTCGGGCTGATAACAGGTGTGCTGTCGCAAGGATTCGGACAGCAGCCCCCGCCATTCCGACCG ATTCCCAAATCGTTTGCG GTGCCACCAAAGGCGCAACGTCGTCAGCTgacgcaacagcagcagacgcACATTCTAAGCGACATCCAGAAGCACCAGCATCGCTTCAACCTTCACCAGAACCAACGATCGCCGAATGTGTTCATACAACCGTCGATTCAAATACCGGTGCCACCGCAACCACACGCTGGCAGACAACCGTTTAGCGCTCCCAGCAACACACAGCAACACTTCCAGCCGAACGCACACTTCCATCACCACTCGAACAACTTAcatcctccaccaccgccagctgGACCGGTGAGTTCACCGTCCGGCAACTTCAGAACACCTTCCAGCCGACCAGGACCGGGCTTTGGAACACAAGTAAACCGCTACTACTTCCAGCACCACACGCAAACCACGTTCATACCCAATTTTTTACAACTCTTGCAGCAGGACACACGACTGCCACCGCAACAGCGCTCCGTACAGAACCAACTGCAGCAGGCTCAGTTCTTCAACGGGCCTGTCCCACACACCACTGGCGGATCATCGCCTCCACTACTGAACAGTCAGTCACCGCAATTCCTGAACAACATTGACACTGGTGCGTTCGGTACATCCGCCAACAGACCCACGAACGTGCAGGGTCCTCCATTCCTGCAGGCACCACCTTCTTTCTCCGCCAACGGTCAGGTTCGCTTCCCGAACCAACCACCATCCGTTTCCGGTACACCGACTTTGGGCTTAGTCCAGCAGTCCGCTCCACTGTTCTCTAACCAACAGTTACCGCTGCAAGCATCACCACCAAACTTCAAGTTATCCGCACCATCGACCATTGGCCAACCGTCGTTCGGTGTGCAACCGGTGTTCCATGGACACTCTGGCAATCCAGCCCTTCAGTTCCCACCGGTTTCACAACCTCTCGGTGGTAGCTTCTCGCAACCAGCTTCTCAattgcaccagcagcagcagcagcagcaacagccgcaACAACAGCTTCCGAGACTCCAACCGAACGTACCGTTCGTGCAGACATCCGGAAACTTCAACGTCCAACCGGTGGCTGGATTCCCTCAAGCTCAACCGCAAGTGCAGTCGTTCAATGCACAGCAGCCACAGTTCGGTGGTCCGATCAGTCAAACGGGCAGCTTCCATgggcaacaccagcagcaacaagagTACGAGCGTCGTCTCAAGGAGGAAAGCGAGCGAATTCGCGAACTACAGGAGAAGCAAAAGGTGATCCAGAAGCACGAGCAATTCCTGCAGAAGCAGTACCAAAAACAGCAAGCCAAGGTGCAACAGCTGCATCAGGAGTTCCtgaagaagcagcagaagattcttcaacagcagcagcagtatgaACAGGCGCAGAAGACCGTCGTTCCTACACAGATCCGTTCGCGCGAGGTTCTGCCCTCTGAGCGCACGCTGTTCGAGAAGGTGGTCAAGATGCAGCCGAAACCGGTGACCACATTGGaaccggtgacggtgacgtCCGGACCGACCGGTACCGGACACCTTTCGGTGATTCCGCTCAAGCCCAACAGCAAGAAGGACTACAGCAGCATCACGCAATCGGATCTGGACGTGCTGCTGAGCTCGAACCGTCAGAATCTGTTCCAAACGATCAAGAGCGAGACGGTTAAGCcggcgaaaccgaaacccacGAAGGTGAAGTCTACGAAGGCTCTCGGGCGAGACGATTTGTTGAAGCAGCTGAAGTTGGCCTTAGCGGAGACGTCACCGGATTTGGGCGGTAAGAACTACAGCTCGACGGATCTGGTCTTGCCGAACGGTGAAAAGGTGCAGGTTATCCGGACGACTGATCCGGAGATCATTAAGCGTGCCAATGCCAACTCGGAGGGCGTACTAACGCAGCAGCTCGATTCGCCAACCACACCGAAACCGCTCTCCTTCGAGGACATCGCACGCAGTGGTCTGCTTCCCCCGGGTGCGGACTTTGAGCTGATCAAGCAGACGGAAGACGGCCAAATCCAGGAGGTCGGTAAGATTCCACCACAAAAGAAGGTTACCTTCGTGTACCTGGAGGAACAGGACGACGGATCGTACAAGGTGCAAGGCGTGAAGGGAAGCGGCGACAAGGAAACCAAAACGTCCGGTGCCGATGTGGATAGCATTCTGAGGAGGATCAAGAACGGGGAAATTCAACTCCCACCACCATCGGCAGTTACCAAGGCTCCTGCTAAGGCCGAGATTCCGGATGTACCGATCACGACCACTACACCGCGCCATCAACCGATCAAGAAAACCAACTCGGTCACGATCATCCCCCATAGCACTCCGATCGAGGATCATCATCCTTCGACGGCGTTCCTGTCGGGTAGCACCATTCAGCACACAGCCTCACCGGCTCCAGCCACGATCTACGCCTCTACGGCGTCTCCGTCGAGCGCCAGTGTGGTCACTGCATTCGCACCAGGTGGTTATTCGGGCAGTACACTTCCACAGCACGCTTCGGCTCGACTCTCAACACCTGCGCCAGTTTCCGGTAGCTTCCCGGCCGACAGTACGGCTCGGTACTCTGAGGCGAACTCGATCTACACTCCGGTAGCGACTACGGCGATCCCACCGTCACCAGCAACTCCAGCACCGGGCATCTACCAGACATCTAGCAACACCGAGAAGTACTTCTCCGATGCCACCGCAGcagagcaacagcaaacggCCAGCACCTACCATCACCAAACGCATCAGCCCACTGTGAACAGCTTCAATGACGTCGTTCCGACGGCTTCCGCTTCGGAGACGAtaacccagcagcagcaggagagCAACAAGCTACAAGCTCAGCCAACGCCTTCACAAGAACCGACCCAGCAGCAGAACGAACTGCCAGCAATTCTCAAGAATAACGGACTATTTGCCATGGCCAAATACCTCCGTCAGTCTGGTCTCGACACGATTCTGAACGAAACGGGTCCGTACACGATCTTCGTACCGACCGATAAGGCCTTCCGGAGCCTGCTCGTCCAGCTGGGTGGACCCGAAAAGGCGGAAGAGAAGTTCCGCAACAATCCACGATTACTGAGCGGG TTGCTGTTGCACCATGTCATTCCCGGATCGTTCGAAATTGCTTCGCTACAGGACGAGATGACTGGTGTGTCGCTGGCCGGAACTCAGCTGCGTGTAAACCAGTACAACATGCACGATTCCGAGTGGAACGATGTCAAG GTTACGACCATCAACGGCGCCATGGTCGTCCCGGACAAGCAGGACATTGTGATCCCTCAGGGTATTGCGCATGCCGTCGATCGCGTCATGTTCCCGCTACCAGTTGGTGATATCCTGCAGACCCTCCAATCGGATCGTGAGCGGCGTTTTACGCATTTCTTGCGAGCTTTGTTCGCATCGGGCATGTCGGATACGCTCCAGAACAAAG gTATCAAAACGTATACAGTATTCGCACCGACCGATGCCGCATTTGCTCACCTCACGACGGAGGAACTCACCAACCTAGTCACGGATAAGGACCAGGCGGAGGAACTGGTGCGAAAGCACGTCGTTCCGGGCACTCTGTTCACCGCTGGCATGCGTTTCTACCAGGTGAAGGACGTCAtggcggaaggaaaaactgtgACCCTGCAGAAGACGGGAG GTAAAATCAAGGTGAACGATGGATTCCTGCAGACGTCCAACATCCCTACGACGAACGGCGTTATACATGCTATAGACTCACTACTGTAA
- the LOC128726338 gene encoding 2-phosphoxylose phosphatase 1 translates to MILKEIARFSLQHRTLYCYLILSIWIFLLIAGMYKYIGSIENGNNLLNPKGFGYRKSEAFLVEDGDVVGSIRDKDIKQTDCTHPFTIVPGEEGGALEGWTLQGVLLLIRHGDRGPMAHVRGINEVDCGYENDPTLSRYINFLQNTTTASTSGGHWMKTGPFHGFPMLPAASKLCLLAQLTHKGVAQMLHVGEVVRQAYANALGLYTRTPMTTQRTSPFNGSDGASIPTSTIQYAVDDVVVYSTRYRRTFQSAMALLFSVLPPEKWLAIQIQESHSLSYCFSDCACPQAEKLKKQLANEMNGYLVKHPAIGAIVQWIGAALLQNPQVAGQQINPLEIRDALLAHICHAAPLPCRKIRTSVNAVNGYRYGSKAASSSSSTQDPLGFDVINIDLDESALAGGAGPIINTEQPDDSDATEQEPEIEGCVEKSHVLALMSYIHWAGMKELYSPLMRQQGLLRSYGLMRNIVAYMLRMISGDRVKFVLYSGHDKTLEYLIASLGVQLESPFIPYASRMAFEVYKSDKDTQYYFRLVYNGRDVTNTIDVCECGKSLNVPRGIRGGRGHLCPIENIIRFIHDDYFLSLNATNYKDACLAQAKQEGYF, encoded by the exons ATGATACTAAAAGAAATTGCAAGGTTTTCCTTACAACATCGTACTTTATACTGCTACCTGATCCTAAGCATTTGGATATTTCTGCTGATAGCGG GCATGTACAAATACATCGGATCGATAGAAAACGGCAACAATTTGTTAAATCCCAAAGGGTTTGGTTATAGGAAGTCCGAGGCATTTCTTGTCGAAGATGGGGACGTCGTTGGAAGTATACGTGATAAGGACATCAAGCAAACCGATTGCACGCATCCTTTCACAATCGTCCCGGGAGAGGAAGGAGGCGCTCTTGAAGGATGGACGCTTCAAGGTGTTTTGCTGCTTATACGCCACGGAGACCGCGGCCCAATGGCTCACGTGCGTGGCATAAACGAGGTCGACTGCGGTTACGAGAACGATCCAACACTTTCGAGATACATCAACTTCCTGCAGAATACTACCACGGCCAGCACTAGCGGCGGACACTGGATGAAAACGGGCCCATTTCACGGGTTTCCAATGTTACCAGCTGCGTCTAAGCTGTGTTTGCTGGCGCAATTAACGCACAAAGGAGTCGCCCAAATGCTGCACGTGGGAGAAGTTGTTCGCCAAGCCTACGCGAATGCTCTCGGGCTGTACACCCGGACCCCGATGACGACTCAAAGAACTTCTCCGTTTAACGGTTCGGACGGTGCTTCGATTCCAACGTCTACCATTCAGTACGCAGTCGATGATGTCGTGGTTTATTCTACACGTTATCGGCGAACCTTCCAATCGGCCATGGCCTTGCTGTTCAGCGTTTTGCCGCCGGAGAAATGGCTTGCAATACAGATACAGGAAAGCCATAGTCTGTCGTACTGCTTCTCGGATTGCGCCTGTCCGCAAGCGGAAAAGCTGAAGAAACAGTTAGCCAACGAGATGAATGGGTATCTGGTGAAGCATCCTGCGATCGGTGCGATAGTCCAGTGGATAGGGGCGGCATTGTTACAGAACCCTCAGGTAGCAGGGCAGCAGATAAATCCGCTGGAAATTCGCGACGCACTTTTGGCGCATATTTGCCACGCAGCTCCACTACCTTGCCGTAAGATTCGCACAAGTGTTAACGCAGTGAATGGGTATCGATATGGTTCCAAGGCTGCGAGTAGTAGCAGTTCGACGCAGGATCCCTTAGGGTTTGACGTAATCAACATCGATTTGGACGAGAGTGCTCTGGCAGGAGGCGCTGGTCCCATTATCAATACCGAGCAACCGGATGACTCGGACGCCACGGAACAAGAACCGGAAATCGAGGGTTGCGTCGAAAAGAGCCACGTCCTAGCGTTGATGTCATACATTCATTGGGCTGGCATGAAAGAGCTGTATAGTCCATTGATGCGTCAGCAAGGTCTGTTACGATCGTATGGGTTGATGCGGAACATTGTCGCTTACATGCTAAGGATGATCTCGGGAGATCGAGTAAAATTTGTGCTCTACTCCGGGCACGATAAAACGCTGGAATATTTAATTGCTTCGCTGGGTGTGCAACTCGAGAGTCCGTTCATCCCGTACGCATCGCGAATGGCATTCGAAGTATACAAAAGCGATAAGGATACACAGTACTACTTTCGGTTGGTTTATAATGGACGGGACGTCACGAATACGATTGATGTTTGCGAATGCGGCAAGAGCCTTAATGTGCCGAGGGGTATCCGGGGCGGTCGTGGTCACCTTTGTCCAATCGAAAATATTATTCGATTCATTCACGACGATTATTTCCTTTCTCTTAATGCAACTAATTATAAGGATGCGTGCTTGGCGCAAGCGAAACAAGAGGGATATTTCtag
- the LOC128723615 gene encoding tudor and KH domain-containing protein homolog, whose translation MRPLVPAIPIILGLSLIGASGAYLYMLFKKKRAPSQGDVVDFFTRQSSKQDSVVSELVIPNSLVPLVIGRKGYTLKHIQQSTGTAINFTDHDESNQLCRIQGPSQASVQKAKDLVLKETARPITITEEIFVPQAACGKILGRCGDELQEICRKSMAKVWLEGRARSEGERRVMITGTEAQIKVAKELIAQKVQEDYECRKSVSESLRQSREPRIRTPPSSSAPTPTPNGTPREAAASPKPPAEPQSPAALGSGQMEVYVSAVVSPSKFFVQLVGPQSLELDLLTNSMTEYYNQSQNRELHRLRKPYLGQIVAAEFNADNKWYRAEINAILPNTFKPGEVVVDLYFVDYGDNQYTNPTEVYELKPDFLALRFQAIECFLAKVEPVQSSAMLSSAAVSEEKWDPVVVSKFEELTHMAQWKKIISKIVTYRNSKSPLHGRETSPVPGVELYDTASNGVDLINIAHELVTAGLASYSTNDRSDELTRSQLFRLGLTNGTSGSSQSSSVDKVEDTSASSSASASTIISAGKQVSAKQENTTSVQFRSLANGTH comes from the exons ATGAGACCGTTAGTCCCGGCGATTCCTATTATCTTGGGGTTATCCCTAATAGGAGCAAGTGGAGCGTATCTGTACatgctgtttaaaaaaaagcgtgcCCCATCACAAGGAgatgtggttgattttttcacAAGGCAATCGTCGAAGCAGGATTCGGTTGTGTCGGAATTGGTAATACCCAACAGCTTGGTACCGTTGGTCATCGGACGCAAAGGATATACATTGAAGCACATCCAGCAAAGTACTGGGACAGCAATTAATTTCACCGATCACGACGAATCGAACCAGCTGTGTCGCATTCAGGGTCCATCTCAGGCATCCGTACAAAAAGCGAAGGATTTGGTGCTGAAAGAAACAGCGCGGCCGATTACTATTACAGAAGAAATATTTGTACCACAAGCCGCCTGCGGAAAGATATTGGGTCGCTGCGGCGATGAACTGCAAGAAATCTGCCGTAAATCGATGGCCAAGGTTTGGCTCGAAGGTCGCGCTCGAAGTGAAGGTGAACGGCGGGTGATGATTACGGGTACTGAGGCGCAAATAAAAGTCGCCAAAGAACTGATTGCGCAGAAGGTGCAGGAAGATTACGAATGTAGAAAATCCGTCTCGGAATCTCTCCGACAGTCGAGAGAACCTCGCATACGCACCCCACCATCAAGTTCGGCGCCAACACCCACACCAAACGGAACTCCCCGTGAGGCAGCTGCATCTCCCAAACCGCCTGCGGAACCACAGAGCCCAGCAGCATTGGGTTCTGGTCAAATGGAAGTGTATGTGTCCGCCGTTGTTTCACCGAGTAAGTTCTTTGTGCAGCTGGTGGGTCCACAGTCGCTGGAGCTGGACTTGCTCACCAATAGCATGACGGAATACTACAACCAAAGCCAGAATCGGGAGCTTCATCGATTGCGAAAACCGTACCTTGGACAGATCGTGGCGGCCGAATTCAACGCCGACAATAAATGGTACCGAGCGGAAATTAATGCAATTTTACCTAACACATTCAAACCCGGAGAGGTCGTGGTGGATCTTTACTTTGTCGACTATGGCGACAATCAGTATACGAATCCTACGGAGGTGTACGAGTTGAAACCGGATTTTTTGGCGCTGCGATTTCAAGCGATAGAATGTTTCCTCGCTAAGGTAGAACCGGTGCAAAGCAGTgctatgctctcttcagccgCAGTCTCTGAAGAAAAATGGGATCCGGTGGTAGTGAGCAAATTCGAAGAGTTAACACATA TGGCTCAATGGAAAAAGATTATTTCAAAAATCGTAACATACCGTAATAGTAAGAGCCCCCTGCACGGGCGTGAAACATCCCCCGTTCCCGGAGTGGAACTCTACGACACGGCATCCAATGGGGTGGATTTAATCAACATTGCGCATGAACTGGTGACGGCAGGATTAGCGAGTTACTCGACCAACGATCGGTCGGACGAGCTCACGCGCAGCCAACTATTTCGACTTGGATTAACGAATGGAACGAGCGGATCTTCCCAGTCATCAAGCGTGGACAAGGTGGAAGATACAAGCGCCTCGAGCAGTGCATCCGCGTCGACGATAATATCAGCAGGCAAGCAGGTTAGTGCCAAACAGGAAAATACCACATCTGTGCAATTTAGGAGTTTGGCCAACGGTACTCATTAA